One window of the Labeo rohita strain BAU-BD-2019 chromosome 9, IGBB_LRoh.1.0, whole genome shotgun sequence genome contains the following:
- the cnmd gene encoding leukocyte cell-derived chemotaxin 1: MEETSEKAPFEAYSSLKPRGFVRLRKTAVVAFIAGAVLLLFGGIGAFYLWKVSEREAISAHYSRNIDIKIEDNSDAGDGKIVEVQDFKAGITAVKFPGKEKCYIKSQVRSELSEDEDAVAVKSDVGSLVWIASEEPLKDISFLSPEIQTFCGDLPIYWHHPANSRALRKRRSVTRERRQSTGGLNRQQGRRRNSTSSAREDEQPTGPDFNPENPYHRNQEGSEGHMVFDPMLDHRGICCTECHRSYTHCERVCEPHGGYWPWPYNYHGCRQVCRVIMPCRWWAARMLGLV, from the exons ATGGAGGAAACATCAGAAAAAGCTCCTTTTGAG GCTTACAGCAGCTTGAAACCCAGAGGGTTTGTGCGTCTGAGGAAGACGGCGGTCGTAGCCTTCATCGCCGGAGCCGTTCTGCTGCTTTTCGGAGGCATTGGAGCTTTTTACCTGTGGAAAGTCAGCGAGAGAGAA GCGATCAGCGCTCACTACAGCAGGAACATCGATATAAAGATAGAAGATAATTCAGATGCCGGAGATGGGAAAATTGTGGAAGTTCAAGACTTCAAAGCT GGCATTACAGCAGTCAAGTTTCCTGGAAAGGAGAAGTGTTACATCAAATCACAAGTCAGGTCTGAACTTTCTGAG GACGAGGACGCTGTGGCGGTGAAATCTGATGTGGGGTCTCTGGTCTGGATCGCGTCTGAAGAACCACTGAAGGACATCAGTTTTCTGAGCCCTGAAATACAGACATTCTGCGGAGACCTTCCCATTTACTGGCATCATCCTGCAAACTCCAGAG CATTAAGGAAGAGGAGAAGTGTGACGCGAGAGAGACGGCAGAGTACAGGTGGATTAAATCGACAACAGGGAAGACGTCGAAACTCCACAAGCTCAGCTAGAGAGGATGAGCAGCCGACAGGGCCCGATTTTAACCCTGAAAACCCTTATCAT CGGAATCAGGAGGGTTCAGAGGGGCACATGGTGTTCGATCCCATGCTGGACCATCGTGGCATTTGCTGTACAGAATGTCATCGCAGTTACACCCATTGCGAGCGGGTATGTGAGCCTCACGGGGGCTACTGGCCGTGGCCTTACAACTACCACGGCTGTCGGCAGGTTTGCAGGGTCATCATGCCGTGCCGCTGGTGGGCAGCTCGCATGCTGGGACTCGTGTAA